The sequence CGCGCGCGTTCGAAGGACGCGGCGATGGCGCGCGCCACATCGGCGGGTGCGACCGCCGTCTCGTCTTCCGCATACGGTACACCGATGCCGCCTCCGATATTCAACACGCGGAGAGGCGCGGACAGTTCGGCGGCGATGCTGTCGATGAAGTCGAGCATCCTGTCGAGGCCCTCGACAAAAACCGCGGGATCAAAAATCTGCGAGCCGAGGTGCATGCCGAATCCATCGAGAGAAACGTGTGGGAGACCGCGGAATTGCTTCACGGCCTCGAGGGCGTCGTTTCCGCTGAGTCCGAATTTGTGTTCGGCGAGTCCCGTGGCGATATAGGGATGTGTGTGCGCGTCGACATCGGGATTGATACGCAGGAGCACGGAGGCGTGCAGATTCTGACGCGCGGCGAGCGCATCAATGCGCGCACATTCTTCAGCCGACTCGGCGTTGAAATACAGAATGCCTGCGGCGAGCGCGTCGTCGATGTCGGCATCGGTCTTGGCCACGCCTGTCATCGTGATACGCAGCGGATCGGCACCCGCACGCAGGGCGCGGAACAATTCGCCCCGCGAATTCACATCGAATCCCGCACCGGCACGGGCCAGGGCGTGAAGCACCGCTCCGGTCGAGTTTGCCTTCACCGCGTAACACGTGGTGTGCGGGAGTGTTTCGAAGGCCCCGGTGTATTGCCGCAACCGTCCGACAATGGAATCGATGTTGTAGATGTAGAGCGGTGTGCCCACTTCGCGTGCAATATCCTCGACAGAGGACGCGCCGCAGTGCAACACGCCGCCGATGCGGGGGAATGCGGGGAAATGCAGCATGGCCGCCTCAGGTCCCGAAGCCGTGGTGGCGCGCACCGCGGTCCACCCGATATCCGTGCGGCAGCGTGGTGAAACGGAGTGGTGTCATTCGAAGACACCCTTCCCCTTGACGCCCGCAAAAAACTCGTCGTGTAATTCACGCACGGCATGCGGAACATGCTCCTCGTCGATCACGAAGGTGATGTTGATCTCGGAGGCACCTTGCGAAATCATGTCGATGGGTACTTCGCGCAAGCGGCCGAAGACACGCGCGGCTATGCCTTTTTCGGACTTCAATTTCTCGCCCACGATACACACGATGGCCTTGTTCCGCTGCACCTGCACGCGGCCGAATTCCTCGAGATGCGCGAGCAGGGCGTCGAGATCGGGCGAATAGTCGATGCTCAGTGAGACGCTCACTTCCGAGGTCGTCACAAGATCGACCGAGGTGTGGTGTTCATGAAAAATGTCGAAGATTTTTTTCATGAACCCGTACGAGCCGAGCATGCGGGTGGACGTGATATTAAGCACCGTGATGCCGCGCTTCGAGGAGATCGATTTGACGGCCACATGCGACGCCGTGACGCGCGGCTTGATCAGCGTGCCACCGGCATCGGGGCGGCGCGAATTGTAGATGTGTACGGGGATGTTCTTCTCGATCGCGGGCAGCAGCGTGCTCGGGTGCAGCACCTTCGCGCCGAAATACGCTAGTTCGGACGCTTCCTGGAACGACATCTCCTTCACTCTGAGCGCATTGAGCACCAGCTTCGGATCGGCGGTCAGAATGCCGTCGACGTCGGTCCATATCTCTATGTCGTCGGCATTGAGCACTGCACCGATGATGGCCGCGGAAAAATCCGAGCCGCCCCGTCCGAGGGTTGTTGTGATACCGCGCGCATCCGCCGCGATGAAGCCCTGCGTCACGGGCAACTCGCCGCGGTCGGCAGCGGAGATCAGGTGTTCCTCGCAGCGCGCACCGGTGGCCTTGAGATCGGGTTCGGCCTTGCCGAAGGCGCTGTTGGTGACCACGCAGCGGCGCGCGTCGACGAGTCCGGCCCTCAGGCCCATTTCGCGCAGGGCGGCGACAGCGATGGTGGTCGAGAGCCGCTCGCCGTACGACATGACGAAGTCGAGCACGCGGGGCGACAGATCACCCGTGATGCTGATGCCATAGAGCAGGTGGCGGAGTTCGTCGGTGTAGATGCTGATTTCGCGGATGAGACGGTCCTGTTCGCGGAGTCCGGTGAGCAGCCCCTGCACGATATCGATGTGCCGGTCGGAGATTTTTTCCTTGAGCAGGTTCTGGGCGTCGGCCTCGCGGCCCGTGGACGCCAGCTCCGCACACTGAATGAGCGTATTCGTCACCCCGGAGCAGGCGGAAAGCACCACGATGGGTTTCCGCTTCGCCCGCGATTTGACGATGTCGCACATGGCCCGCATTGCCGTGGCATCCTCCACCGAGGTGCCTCCGAATTTCATGACAATCATCGATTCGCTCGTCTCAGTTTAATCACGCAAGATACAAAATGCAGGGCTCTTGCATAAGTCCGGGAAAAACCCCACAATCGGGAATGGACATCGAATACGGAAACAGTCTGGATCCGCACGAGGACGAACTGCTGGAGGCCATGAACGCGGCGTATGTGTTCCCGGGCTTCTATCCGGTGGTGCTGATCATGCGCAATGTCGAAGGGGTGCGCCCCTTTGTGGATGCCGCCGTCGCCTACGTGCAGGATGGCGACACATACACGGTCACGGAAAAGGCATCCTCGAAAGGCACGTATCTCTCCTTCCACCTGCAGCTCTGGGTGGCCGATGCGCGTTGCGCCCTTCGTCGGAAAGAGGAACTGCGCACGCTCGACGGCGCGGTGAGTATTCTGTAACTCATGCTTCGTGTCCTGGTTGTTGAGGATGAGAGGAAGGTCCGTGACTCTCTTGTATCCGGGATCCGGGATGCGGGATTCGAGGTCCACGATGCGGAGGACGGGCGCGCGGCGCTTTCCCGTCTCAGTGACGCGTCGTATGCTGTGGTAGTCCTGGATGTCATGTTGCCTGACATGACTGGTTACGATATTCTCAGTACCATTCGCGAACATTATTCTGACACCCGTGTATTGCTGCTCACAGCGATCGATAGAGTCGATGATAAGATCACCGCGCTCAATGCGGGTGCGGACGATTATCTGACGAAACCGTTTGTATTCGAAGAACTGGTCGCCCGTTTACGCGCTTTGTCGCGACGGGGGAAACTCGAAGAAGGTCAGCGCCTGAGTGCTCGGACACTTGTGATGGATCGGGTGAAAAAAACCGTCACACGTGATGGTATGCAACTGCACCTCACGCTGCGTGAGTACTCCCTTCTTGAGTTTTTGCTGCTCCATAAAAACGAGATCGTCAGCAGGAACATGATTTCTCAGCAGGTGTGGAAATATGGATTCGAGGCGGAATCCAACGTCATTGACGTGTATATAAATTATCTGCGGCGGAAGATCGATCCGGAGGACGGCCCCTCGTTCATCACGACGATTCGCGGGCGGGGTTTCATGATATCGGATCCCGCATGAGATTTTTTTCCCTGCGCTTCCGGATCGCGCTCGTCTTCACCGCGGCGTACGGTGCTTTGTTTGTGCTGTTATTGTTGTGGATGATCGATCATACGCGCACGGACTTTCTGGCGGAGGAAGACGAGCAGCTTCGCAGGCATTGCTCAAAGATCTTCACCGACGTCATCGCATCGAATGGCCAACCGCGCCACGATTTCAGGCGGCTCGCACTCGACCCCGCGTCCGGGAAACATCTGTTACGGTTGACTCTCAATGATTCCGTACTGATCGAGAGCCGCATTGCACTTCCGCGGATTCAGTCCATGAAGGGCGGCGATCGTGACACCATCGTCGACTTCGCGATCGGACATGATCGATTCCGTGTTCTTCACAGCGTGCGGGGACGGCTCGGGCTTACGCTTGGGGCCGATGTCACAGTCCAGAAGCACATCCTCGACGAGACGTATGTGCTCCTGAGCATATCCATACCATGTGCGATACTGCTGTCATTTGTTCTCGGGTATTATCTTGTTCGGCGATTGCTGCGACCGATTCAGACAATCGCGGCCAAAGCCGAACAATTATCATCCACGAATCTCAACGAACGCATTCCGAGTGAAGCCACGAACGACGAATTAGGGGTGCTGGTACGCACTCTGAATCGAATGATCGAACGACTGCAGGAGGGATTTGTTCGGACGGAACAATTTGCGGCTAATGCCTCGCATGAATTGCGGACGCCGCTTACCATCATACAAAGCGAGATTGAACTCGCCCTGACGCAACAAGGGGATGATGAGAGCTACAGGCGAGTGTTGGTATCAAGTCTCGATGAGACCCGCACGCTCGCCCGAATTGTAAACAATCTGTTTATGCTCGCGAAAATGGACGGGAAGCGCATGGTTCTCGAACGCGAAGAGGTTTCCATTTCCGATCTTGTTTCGGATGTGCACGAGCAGGCCCTGATCATCGCGGCCGGCCGGGACTTGAAAGTGGAGTTTGAAAAACACGGCGCCGCGCTTGTGATGTGCGACCCTGTTCTGATTGCGCGGCTTCTGCTGAATCTTGTGGAGAATGCACTAAAATATACACCGGACGGAGGGCTCGTCCGGATCATTATGGAAGTCGGAGACTCCGCGTTGTGCGTACATATCGATGATTCGGGCCCGGGCATCCCACAATTCGAGCAGGAACGGATCTTCGAACGTTTTGTTCGAGTTACTTCATCGGGAGGGCAGTCAATCAGAGGCGCCGGATTGGGTCTGCCAATCGCGCGTATGATCGCTGAGATTCACGGCGGGTCCCTGACTGTGACGAGCCGGGAGGGTGTTGGGAGCCGGTTCACATTTTCTCTTCCGATCCATACGTGATGATGCGGGGTTCCGGCCTCCGTCCCAGTCAATTTTCCCTGGTTCGAATCGTGCGGGTCGCGGTCGCTTGAATTAATGAAGCCCTCGTGTATCCTAATTGATCTCTAATGATACACGAAGCAGTTTTACGGAAGCCAATTTTCGCGCGCATTCTCCTGTAGCTACAATTCCACTGTGCGCGAGGCCGCCGCCGCCTCGGCTTCATCAAACCGCACATTCTCTATCATTTCGGAGATTTATTATGAAAATCGGTATTGTTTTGCTCGCAATCTTCGTCTGTTTCGCCGCACACGAAACGGTTGCACAAACATCCAGATTCGCGGGGACAGACCGCTGTCTTACCTGTCATTCGGTGGTAAAACCCGTTGCGAAAGATTACAAACAAACCTTGCACACGAAAATTCATCTATTGCCAACAGCGGCAAATGTGCGCGGTAATTTTACCGCGACGGTGAATATGGGCGCAGCGGCCGGAGGCGCCACCGTGGAATTGCGCGGCGATGCGAATGGCTATTTTGCAAAACTGATGCCTGTGGGAGGTGGAACTCCGGTCGAGTATCCCGTCCTCTTCCTGTATGGATTCGGCTGGAAACAGCGTTATCTGGTGAA is a genomic window of Ignavibacteriota bacterium containing:
- the lysA gene encoding diaminopimelate decarboxylase, which translates into the protein MLHFPAFPRIGGVLHCGASSVEDIAREVGTPLYIYNIDSIVGRLRQYTGAFETLPHTTCYAVKANSTGAVLHALARAGAGFDVNSRGELFRALRAGADPLRITMTGVAKTDADIDDALAAGILYFNAESAEECARIDALAARQNLHASVLLRINPDVDAHTHPYIATGLAEHKFGLSGNDALEAVKQFRGLPHVSLDGFGMHLGSQIFDPAVFVEGLDRMLDFIDSIAAELSAPLRVLNIGGGIGVPYAEDETAVAPADVARAIAASFERARRSSWAHHDGLRLVSEPGRYIVANEGILVARVEYIKRSGERNFLLLDAGMNDLIRPALYEAYHHVVLVIERHGGGEATYDIAGPVCESGDTFALARRMAAVKAGDLVAIHSAGAYGAAMSSIYNSRPFAAEVAVQDGSWFVARRRQTLDQIIENETTG
- the lysC gene encoding lysine-sensitive aspartokinase 3, encoding MIVMKFGGTSVEDATAMRAMCDIVKSRAKRKPIVVLSACSGVTNTLIQCAELASTGREADAQNLLKEKISDRHIDIVQGLLTGLREQDRLIREISIYTDELRHLLYGISITGDLSPRVLDFVMSYGERLSTTIAVAALREMGLRAGLVDARRCVVTNSAFGKAEPDLKATGARCEEHLISAADRGELPVTQGFIAADARGITTTLGRGGSDFSAAIIGAVLNADDIEIWTDVDGILTADPKLVLNALRVKEMSFQEASELAYFGAKVLHPSTLLPAIEKNIPVHIYNSRRPDAGGTLIKPRVTASHVAVKSISSKRGITVLNITSTRMLGSYGFMKKIFDIFHEHHTSVDLVTTSEVSVSLSIDYSPDLDALLAHLEEFGRVQVQRNKAIVCIVGEKLKSEKGIAARVFGRLREVPIDMISQGASEINITFVIDEEHVPHAVRELHDEFFAGVKGKGVFE
- a CDS encoding DUF493 family protein, which gives rise to MDIEYGNSLDPHEDELLEAMNAAYVFPGFYPVVLIMRNVEGVRPFVDAAVAYVQDGDTYTVTEKASSKGTYLSFHLQLWVADARCALRRKEELRTLDGAVSIL
- a CDS encoding response regulator transcription factor, with protein sequence MLRVLVVEDERKVRDSLVSGIRDAGFEVHDAEDGRAALSRLSDASYAVVVLDVMLPDMTGYDILSTIREHYSDTRVLLLTAIDRVDDKITALNAGADDYLTKPFVFEELVARLRALSRRGKLEEGQRLSARTLVMDRVKKTVTRDGMQLHLTLREYSLLEFLLLHKNEIVSRNMISQQVWKYGFEAESNVIDVYINYLRRKIDPEDGPSFITTIRGRGFMISDPA
- a CDS encoding HAMP domain-containing protein, whose protein sequence is MRFFSLRFRIALVFTAAYGALFVLLLLWMIDHTRTDFLAEEDEQLRRHCSKIFTDVIASNGQPRHDFRRLALDPASGKHLLRLTLNDSVLIESRIALPRIQSMKGGDRDTIVDFAIGHDRFRVLHSVRGRLGLTLGADVTVQKHILDETYVLLSISIPCAILLSFVLGYYLVRRLLRPIQTIAAKAEQLSSTNLNERIPSEATNDELGVLVRTLNRMIERLQEGFVRTEQFAANASHELRTPLTIIQSEIELALTQQGDDESYRRVLVSSLDETRTLARIVNNLFMLAKMDGKRMVLEREEVSISDLVSDVHEQALIIAAGRDLKVEFEKHGAALVMCDPVLIARLLLNLVENALKYTPDGGLVRIIMEVGDSALCVHIDDSGPGIPQFEQERIFERFVRVTSSGGQSIRGAGLGLPIARMIAEIHGGSLTVTSREGVGSRFTFSLPIHT